From the genome of Bradyrhizobium sp. ORS 278:
CGCCGCGATGCGGGCGCAGCAGTTTGCCCGAGCCTGGACGATCGCTGATCGTGATCTGGCCACACTGCGCATGAGCGGCCCCGCGAAGCACGAGGGGCCGCGTCACCTGCAGAGGATCTGGCGCGGCGAGGAGCTCGCCGGCCGGACCGTTCTGGTGCGTTGCTATCACGGCCTCGGCGATACGATTCAGTTCGCCCGTTTCCTGCCTGCGCTTTCGCGGGTCGCACGCGAGGTCATCGTCTGGTGCCAGCCGCCGCTGTGCGGCCTGATCGGACGGATGCCGGGCGTCGGGCGCGTGCTTCCCTTGCACGAGAGTGCGCCGGATGTCGACTTCGATGTCGATATCGAGATCATGGAGCTTGCGCATGCGCTCCGGGCGGACACGGACGACGTCCGCATGCGAGGTCCGTATCTTGCGGCGGTGGGGCCTCCAGTGTCGCTCACCAGGCATGCGGGGCTGTCCGTCGGCCTGGTATGGCGTGTCGGAAATTGGGACAGGCGGCGCGAGCTGCCGGCCAGCCTTGTTCGAACGCTCGTGAGCCCCGGCGTGGTTGCATATTCCTTGCAGCCCGATCTCGACGCAACAGAGGTCGCTGAGGTCGGCGCGCACGATGTCAGTAGCCCCGACATCGAGGTGCTCGCCGGCACGCTGCGTGCGCTTGATCTTGTCATCACGGTGGACACGATGGTGGCGCATCTGGCGGGTGCGCTCGGATGCGAGACGTGGATCATGCTGCATGCCGCATGCGACTGGCGCTGGCCTGCCGCGGGGCAACGGACCTATTGGTATCCGCGAGCGCGGTTGTTTCACCAGCGTCATCCCGGAGACTGGTCCGGGGTCGTCGCGGAGCTTGCACAATGTCTTCGGGAACGTGTCGCTGCGATCAGCCCGGTGCGGAAGATTCGAGCGGAGAACGCGCGTCCTGCTGGGCGGGGGTTTGGAGATCCAGGGCCGGCGGCTGGCGCAGCATCAGATAGTCCGGCCGGAAGCCGGCCAGCCGGGTCAGCCCGTCCCAATCCGTGACGGTGATCGTGCGCGAATGCCAGTGCAGCAGGGCTCGGCGGCGGAGGTCCTGGATGGTCCGGTTCGCGTGCACCGGCGAGATGCCGCAGATCGCCGCGAGGTCGGACTGCGTGAATGGCGACGCGAAGCGCAGGTCTCGCCCGAGCCCGACGGCCCGCAGCCGCATCGTGATCTCGCAGATCAGATGCGCCACCCGGCTCAGCGAGTCCCGGCTGCCGAGACTGGTGAGCCACGTCCGCAGCGCGGCCGCATCGGCCAGCATCAGCAGAGACAGCGCCTGGGCCAGCCGTGCGGAGTGTGCGCGAGCCTCGCGGAAGAAGCCGTGCGGCACGAACGCCGCCACGGCCGGACTGAGCGCGCAAAGCTGCGCGTTCACCCGCGGCACGATGGTCGTGAAGAGATCGGGCACATCGCCTGGAACGTAGATCGCGGTGATCTGGCCGGCGCCGGCCTCGGTATCCTTCCAGCAGAGATAGCCCTGCAGAAGCAGGCAGCAGGCTGAGGGTTGATCGTCCTTGCGCCAGACCTCCTCATGCGGAACGAAGCTGCGAATGGAGCTGGGCATCCGCGACAGGAGCTCAAGATCGTCGGTGGACAGCTCGATCAGGCTGGTCAGGCGGTCGGCCAGCTTCGTAAACGCAAACCCTGCCTGCATCCGGCGTCGTCCTCATCAGCCGCCGGATCGCCGGCGGCCCCTTCCCACTCACAATGGAGTTCAACATTGGCGGGGTGGATCGTTCCTATTGTTCCCGTTGTGCGCCGTCGTGTCCCCTACGTCGGACCATCAGCCGGTGTAACGGGGAGCGCGGCTCTGCCGCGCTCCTCAGCACGGCTGTCGCGGCCCGCGTTGCACAGTGAGATCCGTCTTGCTAACTTTGCCGTGGGTCGCACGAACGAGAGGCTGCGGTGACGGAGACGGAGAAGGCTGAGCAGGTGGTGGCGGCGTTGCGATCGGCGCAGGCCGCGGCACCTGATGCTGCGCTGCAGATGCTGAACGGCTTGATGGGGCTGGTGCGCAGCCCGAGCGCCGAGCAGCCGTTCGAAACCGAGGAGGCGCGCTCCTCGGCCTTCTTGTCGATCTGCGAGGTCGGCAAGGCGCTGCACCGCGGGAAGCCCACGGAGACATTGTGGCCGGCGGCGGTGTCCGCCAGCGAACGCTGGCTGGCGCTCGCCAAGTGAGTTCGCCAAGTGAGCTCACCAAGTGAATTCGCCAAGTGAATTCGCCAAGTGAATTCGCCAAGTGAGGCAGCTGCCCGCAGCCGGACTGTCCGTCACAAGATGAGCCATCTGCGCGGCAAGAACGGACCGCTCGGCTGGCGCGCGATGAGCTCCGACGATCTCGCCGCGGTCGATGCGATCGCCGCCCGCGTCCACCCTGGCTATCCCGAAGACATGGCGGTGTTTGCTGAGCGGCTGCAGCTTCACGGCGAGGGTTGCCGTGTGCTCGCGGCCGCCACCGTATTAGGCTACGTCATCAGTCATCCCTGGCATCTCGGCGCACCGCCGGCCCTGAATGTCCTAATCGGCGGCATCCCCTCAGTCGCGGCCACTTTTTACATTCACGATCTTGCTTTGCTCCCGGATGCGCGCGGCAGCGGCGCTGCAGCCAGCATTGTGACCGCGCTGACCGCGCACGCGCGTGAGCTGGGGCTGCCGTCATTGTCGCTGGTCGCGGTCAACGGCTCCGCGCCGTTCTGGCGCAAGCAGGGATTTTCAATCGCTGCGGAGCCCGATGACGGCAAGCTGACGAGTTATGGCGCGGACGCGTGTCTGATGAGGCGCGATCTCGCTTGAGTGGGCCGCTTGAGGGCCAATGCCGCCATCCCAACAGCAAACGGCCCGGTCGCCGACCGGGCCGTGGTGTTGTGTCTCGACATCCTATTCCGGCATCGACACCGGGCGTCGCCACATGTCACGCCGCCGGCTGAAGCGGTTGGCATGCAGCATCCAGCCCGACACCGGCTTGCCGTCGCGATGGCGGCCCCCGCTCTCGGCGCCCATCCAGGCAGCGACCGCCCCGAGCAGGAGTGCGGTCGCTACCGAGAAGGCGAGGATGGTCGTGCTCGCGCGGCTTCGCGACAGCGCCGTCTTGGCGTTGGCGATGGTGGTGTCGACCCGGCGCTCGGCGTCGGGACCGGTCAACCCCGTCGTGGCATTGACGAGCTGCACCAGATAGTTGCGATCGTCGGTGCTGACGCCGCTATGGCTCGATGCCGTCAACAGGATGCGTCCCGCCTCGCTGCGCGCCGGCGCCAGCTCTGGGCTGGGCGCACGCCGTGCGGCGCGGAACAGATGATCGAGCTCGTAGCTCAGGACCGACGGCTCGTTGGCGGCCGGCGGGGTGCCGGTCGCATTCGGATGCGTGGCCGCGGACGCCACCATGGCCGCCAACACGGTACCGAGCACGACCGCAAGCGCCCAGGCGGCGATGCCATGCAGACCGTCGCGCTTCTCCGTCTCGTCACTCTCGGCGGGCCCGTAGGGCGCACGGACCCTTCCCGCGACATAGCCGCCGCAGCCGAAGCTGACGAGCGCCTGCAGCACGAGATAGAGCCCCGACAGCAGCCAGAGCGCCACTGACGCATCGCGCCAGGTCGGCGCCGTCGAGCTGACGCCGAGCCCGACCGCCATCGCGAAACTGATGAGGATCGAGGAGACGGCCGCGGCGGTGAGGGCGCCTGCAATGACCGGCGTCCATTGCAGCGTCCAGCTTTCGGTGGTCACGCGCCCGATGGGCGACGTGGCGACCGGCGTAGTTTCCATCGCCATGGGCGTCCTCAGCGCAGGCCGAAGAACGACAGGATGGCCATGACCACAACGATCAAGCCCACCAGATAAATCAGTCCGTCCATGGTTTCCTCCTCCGATACGAAATCCGTGGCCGTATAAGCGACGGCGACGCGCAATGTTCCGCGCGCCAAGCGGCGGCGGAGGAGAGAGTTGCGCGGCGATGCAGCACGTGGCTTGGGCGTGTCTCAACGGAGGGGATCACGGCGAAGCCCCGTGACTTGCAATCGCCTGCGCGGTTCTGGGGTCCGGGGCGGCGGGATCAACACCACCGCCATCCTCATGTCATGGCTGCATCGAATCGATCGCGGCAGCGTCCGGGCGCGTCGAACAAGGGACGTCAGTAGCGGGGATAGTAGCCGCGCTGGCGTGCAAAGGCATAGGCCGGGTTGATGCCGCAGCCGGCGCCAGTCCCGGAGGCGGTGGCGAGACACTGCTGATAGGTGGAGAACTGACAATTGCCGGGATAGCCCCAGCCTCTGCCCTGCAGGCAGAACCGGTCCTGCGCAGCGGAAGCAGGCGAGGTCGCGGCAAAGGCTGTCAGGACGGCGGTGATGGACAGCGAAGCAAAGAGCAGGCGGCGCATAAGTTTATCCTTGCGATGGAAGGTGCCGTTGCAACGCGAGGCTGCACGGGCACGTTCCTCGTCCGCAACATTAACTGTCGTGCCGGCGCAACGCCGATGCGTTCGTTCGTCGCGATGCTGGCTGTGGTGCGTCTCTGACCGGCTGAGGTCGGACCCGGAACATTCGCAGAGTCCTCCGGTTGCTTCATCCGAAAATGAGGGATGCTCGCGATGTTCGGTCGATCGAGGAAATCGAATGAGGAGTCTCTGGACACCACTGGCCTGCTCGCCTCGCGCCGCATGCGGGGGCCGGGAACGGGCGGCATGCTCGCGCTGCTCTGGCTTGCGTTCCTGATCCAATATCTCGACCAGCGCCCCGAGCACACCGACCCTCAGCAGCGCCACGTTTCCGACGACGGCCGCGGCCGCGGCCGTCTCGCCGACTCGCCGTCGGAGATTCCTGCGAAGGGCTGGAAGGATGTTCTGTATCGCGTCTACGAGAACGTCGGCGATCACAGGATCGTCGCGCTCGCCGCGGGCATGACGTTCTACACGCTGCTGGCGATCTTCCCGGCGCTCGCCGCGATGGTCGCGATCTATGGATTGTTCTCCGATCCCGCCAAGATCACCGGCCATCTCGAGCAATTGCAGGGCCTGATGCCCGGAGGCGCGATCGACATCGCACGCGACCAGCTCACGCGGGTGTCGGCCAAAGGCAGCCAGGCGCTTGGCGTCACCTTTCTGGTCAGCCTCGCGATCTCACTGTGGAGCGCGAACGCGGCGATGAAGTCGCTGTTCGATACGCTGAATGTCGTCTATCGCGAGCCCGAGCGACGCGGCTTCATCAAGCTGAACGCGATCTCGCTGCTGTTCACCGGCGGCGCCATCCTGTTCGCACTGCTCGCCATCGCGGCCATCGTCGTGGTGCCGGTGATCTTGCAGTATGTCGGCCTGTCGGATGCGGCCGATCTGCTGTTGCGCATCGGCCGCTGGCCCGCGATCTTCATCTGTGTCTCGCTCGGTCTCGCGCTGATCTACCGCTATGGCCCGGATCGCGAGGAGCCGAAATGGCGCTGGATCAGCTGGGGCAGCGCGCTGGCGGCGGCGCTCTGGCTCGGCGGGTCGGCGCTGTTCTCCTGGTATGCGGCCAACTTCGGCAGTTTCAACGCGACCTACGGTTCGCTCGGCGCGGCCGTCGGCTTCATGACCTGGATCTGGATCTCGGCCATCGTCATCCTTATCGGCGCCGAGCTCGATGCGGAACTGGAGCATCAGACCTTGCGCGATACGACGATGGGCGGGGAGCGGCCGCTCGGAACCCGCGGGGCCACGATGGCCGACACGGTCGGACGGTCGACCTGACGCCGCCATGCTCGCGGGCGCGAGCATCTGAGGCTTCTTCATCACGGCAGCAAGTCAGTCGGGTTCCGCGGGAACCCGACTGGGTTGAATCGTGTTCCTTGTTGGATTGCCGCGGTGCTGGTGGGTCCGACGGTCCGCCCGCGTGGCAACCATTGCCATCTCGTCATTTCACCACGGAGCTTTGCATGACGGAGGAGCTTGCTGGCGGCACTCGCGAGCGCGAGGATCTCTCCCGCATTTCCACCGGAAGCGACGGCCTCGACGATATTCTCGGCGGCGGGCTCGATGCCAATCGGCTCTATCTTTACGAGGGGCGGCCCGGGACCGGCAAGACGACGATCGCGCTGCAGTTTCTCTTGAAGGGCAAGAGTCTCGGCGAGCGGGCGCTCTACATCACGCTGTCCGAAACCAAGCGGGAGCTCGAGGTCGTCGCCGAGCGGCACAGCTGGTCGCTCGACGGCGTCGACGTGTTCGAATTGGTGCCGCCGGAGACGACGCTCGATCCGGAGCGGGAGCTCACCGTGTTTCATCCGGCGGAGGTCGAGCTCAGCGAAACCACCGGCCTGATGTTCAAGGAGGTCGAGCGCATCGATCCCGCACGCGTCGTGATCGACAGCCTGTCCGAGCTCAGGTTGCTCGCGCAGAGCCCGCTGCGCTACCGCCGCCAGGTGCTCGCCTTGAAGCATTTTTTCGCCAAGCGCAACTGCACGGTCATCCTGCTCGATGATCTCTCGTCCTCGCAGGATGACCTGCAACTGCATTCCGTGGCACATGGCGTCGTGATGCTGGAGCAGCTTGCCATCGAATATGGCGCGGAGCGCCGCCGCCTGCGCGTGATCAAGATGCGCGGTATTTCGTTTCGCGGCGGCTTCCACGATTTCACCATCACCGAGGGCGGGTTGCGGATCTTTCCGCGGCTCGTCGCCTCCGAGCATCACCGCTCGTTCCTGGGCGAATACACGTCGAGCGGCAATGCAGAGCTCGATCAGCTGCTCGGCGGCGGGCTCGAACGCGGCACCAACGCATTGCTGATCGGCGCGGCCGGCGTCGGCAAATCATCGGTCGCGCTGAGCTACGCGATCGCCGCGGCCGAACGTGGCGAGCATGCCGTGTTCTTTGCCTTCGATGAGGGGCGCGGCACCGTCGAGGCGCGCGCGCGGACGCTCGGCCTGCCGCTCGAGCGGTACCTCGACTCCGGCTTGATCCGCTTCCAGCAGATCGATCCGGCCGAGCTGTCGCCCGGCGAGTTCGGCGCCATCGTCCGGCGCAGCGTCGAAGGCGACCATGCCCGCGTCATGATCATCGACAGCCTCAACGGCTATCTCAATGCGATGCCGGACGAGCGCTTCTTAATTCTGCAGATGCACGAGCTCTTGAGCTATCTCGGCCAGCAGGGCGTCCTGACCGTCCTCGTCCTTGCCCAAAACGGTTTGGTCGGGCCGATGGAGACGCCGCTGGACATCAGCTATCTCAGCGACGCGGTGCTGATGCTGCGCTACTTCGAGGTTGCCGGGACCGTGCGCCGCGCTCTGTCCGTGGTCAAGAAGCGCAGCGGCTATCACGAGCATACGATCCGGGAGTTTCGCTTGAGCGCCAAGGGAATCACCCTCGGTCCGCCGCTGACCGATTTCAGCGGAATCTTCCTTGGCAATCCGCGCTTCTCCGGCGCCGTGATCCCCGATGTGGACAAGCGAGATGAGCACTGAGCAGGATCAGCGCGTTCTCCTCTTCGCGCCGATCGGGCGCGATGGTCCGGCCTCCGCGGAGCTGCTACGGAGCGCGAGGATCGATACGCAGATCTGCTCCGCCCTTACCGAGCTCGTCCATGAGTTGAGCGCGGGCGTCAGCGTGGTCGTGGTGGCGGAGGAGGGGCTGTTCGCGAGAGACACGGCGCCGCTCACCGAGTGGGTCGAGCGGCAGCCCGCGTGGTCCGATCTCCCGTTCATCGTGCTGACAAGCCATCGGGACCAACCCGCGGTCGTCGCCTGGCGCCGCAGCCTGGTGCGCGCGCTGCGCAACGTGTCGCTGCTGGAACGGCCGATCCAGCCGATCACGCTCCTGAGCGCGGTGCAATCGGCGATGCGGGCCAGGCGTCGCCAGTATGAAATCCGCGCACTGATTCACGCACGTGAACAGGCCGCGCAGGAGCTCGAGCGACTGGTGGTGGAGCGCACCCGCGCGCTCGCCGAGTCCAACGAACACCTCCGCCTGGAGATGGCCGAGCGCGCGCGCGTCGAGGAGACCTTGCGTCAGGCCCAGAAGATCGAGGCCATCGGCCGGCTGACCGGCGGCGTCGCGCATGATTTCAACAATCTGCTGATGGTGATCTCGGGCGGGCTCGACATGCTGGACCGCCAGGCCGATCCGGCGCGCCGCCGCCGCCTGATGGACGGCATGATCCAGGCGGCGCAGCGTGGCGCCAGCCTGACCCGCCAGCTGCTCGCCTTTTCCCGCCGGCAGGAGCTGAAGCCCGAGCCGGTCGACATCGCCCGCCAGATCGGCGGCATGCGCGAGCTGCTCGATCGCAGCCTGCGCGGCGATGTGCACGTGCAGTTCGAGTTTCCGGAGGACCTCTGGCCGGTCGAGGTCGATCCCGGTGAGCTCGAGCTTGTCGTGCTCAACCTCGCGGTCAACGCGCGGGATGCGATGCCGACCGGCGGCACCATCGTGGTGCACGGCGAGAACCTGCCGAATTGGCGGGACGATGAGGTCGCAGGCGACTACGTCCGGCTGTCGGTGATCGACTCCGGGACCGGCATGACGGAGGAGGTCCGGGCACGCGTGTTCGAGCCGTTCTTCACGACCAAGGACATTGGCAAGGGCTCGGGTCTCGGTCTGGCCCAGGTGTACGGCTTCGCGAAGCAGTCCCGCGGCTCCGTCTGCATCGAGTCCGAGCTCGGGCGCGGCTCCGCGATTTCGCTCTACCTGCCGCGGTCGGAGCATGCCGCCTCGGGCGTCCAGCCGCACCTCCTCGATCTGCAGCGACCGAGATCGCGCCTTCACGACGAGGGGCGCGTTCTTCTGGTCGAGGATGACGACGAGGTTGCGGCGCTGGTCAGCGAGATGCTGCGCCAGCTCGGTTATGACGTGACCCGCGCCTCGAGCGCCGCCGCGGCGCTCGGCGCGCTCGCCGACGGACGTCCGGTCGATCTCGTCTTCTCCGATGTCATGATGCCCGGGGGCATGAACGGGGTCGAGCTCGCGCGCGAGATCCAGCGGCGGCGGGTCGACATGCCGATCCTGCTCACCAGCGGCTATTCGGGAGCTGCGGTTCACGCCGCCAGGGAAGCGGGCGTCCGCATCCTGTCAAAGCCTTACCGGATCGACGAGCTGGCGGCGGCGATCGATGCGGCAAAAATGGAGAGCGAATGGAGCCGCGCGCGCAGCTCCTGAACCCGCGCGGCCCTCTCATGTGCTGACGTGATGCCGGACGCTTACGATAGCGTCGGCGCCGCCTCGGCGGCGGCATGCTCGACCGCAGCGGCCGCATCCAGCACGAGATCCTCGCGGAAGCGCGGTCCCACGATTTGAACGCCGATCGGAATGCCCTCGTGCACGCCCGTCGGCACGCTGATCGACGGCAGCCCGAGATACGCGGTCGCGAACAGGAAGACGTGCGAGCGATACAGCCGGTCGACGCTGGCGTCGCTGTCGAGATCGACGCCATAGGGCAGCGCCGTCTCCATCGCCACGGGGCAGAGTACCAGCGGGTGCTCCTGCATGAACAGCTGCCAGCGCCGCAGATAGGTCGCGCGCGCCGAAGACGCCTTGATCAGTCCGGTGACGTCGAGCTCAGGCGTGCGGTTCATCATCAGCGCGAAGGCGCGCCGCGCCAGCGCGTCGCCATGCTGCTCCACTTGCGAAGCCAGCGTCACGCGCGCCTCGCCTTGTGCGAAATCATTCCAGGCCTGCGCAGCGGCGGCGACATCCGGCGGATCGCGCCACGTCACCTCATAGCCTGCGCGGTGCAGGATCGCCGCGGCCTTGCGCACGGCCGCCTCGACCTCCGGCGCCATGCCGACGCCCGCGGGATCGAGGCAGGCGGCGACGCCGGGATGATCGATGCGCGGGCCCTCGAGCGGCATCGCGACGTGCCAGGGATCGCGCGGATCGGGCGCGGCCATCGCGGCCAGCGCCAGCCTTGCGTCTTCGACGTTGCGCGTGATCGCGCCCTGCACCGAGATCAGCTGCAGCGACAATTGCCGCTCGGACGGCGCGGTGCCGTTGAATGCCGGCACGCGGCCGAAGGATGGGCGCAGGCCCACGGTGCCGGTGCAATAGGCCGGATAGCGGATCGAGCCGCCGCCGTCATTGCCATGTGCGATCGCGCACATGCCGGTCGCCGCTGCGACCGCCGCGCCGCCGCTGGAGCCGCCCGGCGTGCGGCCGGGCCGCCACGGGTTGAGCGTGCGGCCGTGCAGCTCGTTGTCGGTGAACCAGCGCATCGAGAATGCCGGCGTGTTGGTGCGGCCGATGATCACGGCGCCCGCCTTGCGCAGATTGGCGACGACCGGCGCGTCGTCCGCGGCGATGTTGTCCTTGAAGGCGACGACGCCGTTGGTGGTCGGCAGGCCCTTCTGGTCGACATTGATCTTGGTCGTCACCGGCACGCCGT
Proteins encoded in this window:
- a CDS encoding Crp/Fnr family transcriptional regulator, translated to MQAGFAFTKLADRLTSLIELSTDDLELLSRMPSSIRSFVPHEEVWRKDDQPSACCLLLQGYLCWKDTEAGAGQITAIYVPGDVPDLFTTIVPRVNAQLCALSPAVAAFVPHGFFREARAHSARLAQALSLLMLADAAALRTWLTSLGSRDSLSRVAHLICEITMRLRAVGLGRDLRFASPFTQSDLAAICGISPVHANRTIQDLRRRALLHWHSRTITVTDWDGLTRLAGFRPDYLMLRQPPALDLQTPAQQDARSPLESSAPG
- a CDS encoding GNAT family N-acetyltransferase → MSHLRGKNGPLGWRAMSSDDLAAVDAIAARVHPGYPEDMAVFAERLQLHGEGCRVLAAATVLGYVISHPWHLGAPPALNVLIGGIPSVAATFYIHDLALLPDARGSGAAASIVTALTAHARELGLPSLSLVAVNGSAPFWRKQGFSIAAEPDDGKLTSYGADACLMRRDLA
- a CDS encoding DUF3551 domain-containing protein — its product is MRRLLFASLSITAVLTAFAATSPASAAQDRFCLQGRGWGYPGNCQFSTYQQCLATASGTGAGCGINPAYAFARQRGYYPRY
- a CDS encoding YihY/virulence factor BrkB family protein is translated as MRGPGTGGMLALLWLAFLIQYLDQRPEHTDPQQRHVSDDGRGRGRLADSPSEIPAKGWKDVLYRVYENVGDHRIVALAAGMTFYTLLAIFPALAAMVAIYGLFSDPAKITGHLEQLQGLMPGGAIDIARDQLTRVSAKGSQALGVTFLVSLAISLWSANAAMKSLFDTLNVVYREPERRGFIKLNAISLLFTGGAILFALLAIAAIVVVPVILQYVGLSDAADLLLRIGRWPAIFICVSLGLALIYRYGPDREEPKWRWISWGSALAAALWLGGSALFSWYAANFGSFNATYGSLGAAVGFMTWIWISAIVILIGAELDAELEHQTLRDTTMGGERPLGTRGATMADTVGRST
- a CDS encoding ATPase domain-containing protein; this encodes MTEELAGGTREREDLSRISTGSDGLDDILGGGLDANRLYLYEGRPGTGKTTIALQFLLKGKSLGERALYITLSETKRELEVVAERHSWSLDGVDVFELVPPETTLDPERELTVFHPAEVELSETTGLMFKEVERIDPARVVIDSLSELRLLAQSPLRYRRQVLALKHFFAKRNCTVILLDDLSSSQDDLQLHSVAHGVVMLEQLAIEYGAERRRLRVIKMRGISFRGGFHDFTITEGGLRIFPRLVASEHHRSFLGEYTSSGNAELDQLLGGGLERGTNALLIGAAGVGKSSVALSYAIAAAERGEHAVFFAFDEGRGTVEARARTLGLPLERYLDSGLIRFQQIDPAELSPGEFGAIVRRSVEGDHARVMIIDSLNGYLNAMPDERFLILQMHELLSYLGQQGVLTVLVLAQNGLVGPMETPLDISYLSDAVLMLRYFEVAGTVRRALSVVKKRSGYHEHTIREFRLSAKGITLGPPLTDFSGIFLGNPRFSGAVIPDVDKRDEH
- a CDS encoding response regulator, whose product is MSTEQDQRVLLFAPIGRDGPASAELLRSARIDTQICSALTELVHELSAGVSVVVVAEEGLFARDTAPLTEWVERQPAWSDLPFIVLTSHRDQPAVVAWRRSLVRALRNVSLLERPIQPITLLSAVQSAMRARRRQYEIRALIHAREQAAQELERLVVERTRALAESNEHLRLEMAERARVEETLRQAQKIEAIGRLTGGVAHDFNNLLMVISGGLDMLDRQADPARRRRLMDGMIQAAQRGASLTRQLLAFSRRQELKPEPVDIARQIGGMRELLDRSLRGDVHVQFEFPEDLWPVEVDPGELELVVLNLAVNARDAMPTGGTIVVHGENLPNWRDDEVAGDYVRLSVIDSGTGMTEEVRARVFEPFFTTKDIGKGSGLGLAQVYGFAKQSRGSVCIESELGRGSAISLYLPRSEHAASGVQPHLLDLQRPRSRLHDEGRVLLVEDDDEVAALVSEMLRQLGYDVTRASSAAAALGALADGRPVDLVFSDVMMPGGMNGVELAREIQRRRVDMPILLTSGYSGAAVHAAREAGVRILSKPYRIDELAAAIDAAKMESEWSRARSS
- a CDS encoding amidase, whose amino-acid sequence is MDTPLWRWSATQLASAIRNKEVTSREAVTACLDRIGAVNPEFNAVVSVQAEEALAAADLADRMVAAGTTLGPLHGVPVTTKINVDQKGLPTTNGVVAFKDNIAADDAPVVANLRKAGAVIIGRTNTPAFSMRWFTDNELHGRTLNPWRPGRTPGGSSGGAAVAAATGMCAIAHGNDGGGSIRYPAYCTGTVGLRPSFGRVPAFNGTAPSERQLSLQLISVQGAITRNVEDARLALAAMAAPDPRDPWHVAMPLEGPRIDHPGVAACLDPAGVGMAPEVEAAVRKAAAILHRAGYEVTWRDPPDVAAAAQAWNDFAQGEARVTLASQVEQHGDALARRAFALMMNRTPELDVTGLIKASSARATYLRRWQLFMQEHPLVLCPVAMETALPYGVDLDSDASVDRLYRSHVFLFATAYLGLPSISVPTGVHEGIPIGVQIVGPRFREDLVLDAAAAVEHAAAEAAPTLS